The Burkholderia pyrrocinia genome includes a region encoding these proteins:
- a CDS encoding glutathione S-transferase family protein, whose translation MMPTLYAHPFSSYCQKVLTALYENGTPFEYRVLAHDDPKPMQELTALWPLKRFPVLVDAGRTVVEASIIVEYLGLNHPGPVRLLPDDPHAALEVRMMDRFFDNYVSTPQQKVVHNALRPEAERDARGVADARAMLDTSYAWLDQKMADREWAAGDRFSLADCGAAPFLFYADWTHRIDPSFANVIAYRKRLLARPSFARAVDEARPYRSFFPLGAPDRD comes from the coding sequence ATGATGCCGACGCTTTACGCCCATCCCTTTTCGTCCTACTGCCAGAAGGTGCTGACCGCGCTGTACGAGAACGGCACGCCGTTCGAGTATCGCGTGCTCGCGCACGACGATCCGAAGCCGATGCAGGAACTGACCGCGCTGTGGCCGCTGAAGCGCTTTCCGGTGCTCGTCGATGCGGGCCGCACGGTGGTCGAGGCGTCGATCATCGTCGAGTATCTCGGCCTGAACCATCCGGGCCCCGTGCGCCTGCTGCCCGACGACCCGCACGCGGCGCTCGAGGTGCGGATGATGGATCGCTTCTTCGACAACTACGTGTCGACGCCGCAGCAGAAGGTCGTGCACAACGCGCTGCGGCCGGAAGCCGAGCGCGATGCGCGGGGTGTCGCCGACGCGCGCGCGATGCTCGATACGTCGTATGCGTGGCTGGACCAGAAGATGGCCGATCGCGAATGGGCGGCCGGCGACCGCTTCAGCCTCGCCGATTGCGGTGCGGCGCCATTCCTGTTCTATGCGGACTGGACGCACCGGATCGATCCGTCGTTCGCGAACGTGATCGCGTACCGCAAGCGTCTGCTCGCGCGTCCGTCGTTCGCGCGAGCGGTCGACGAGGCGCGGCCGTATCGATCGTTCTTTCCGCTCGGCGCGCCCGATCGCGACTGA
- a CDS encoding HTH-type transcriptional regulator ArgP, protein MSMTIDPKQAAALLAVADTGSFEQAAVRLHVTASAVTQRVRALEASLGTPLVLRTRPCRPTVAGQRVLQHLRRVALLQADLQSTLATERESPISVTIALNADSLGTWFLPALASVLAGERILFELIVEDQDHTFALLESGMAVGCVTTEPKPMRGCIATPLGTMRYRLLAAAAFAVRWFPRGLNRTSARNAPVVAYSRRDTLQSSFLKEKFGLPEGAYPCHYVPGTHSHFAAVRHGLGYAMVPEPLIGTAPLDAQGLVDLAPAHPTDVTLYWHAWTVQSPTMASLSARVVEAARRLLAPLPK, encoded by the coding sequence ATGTCGATGACGATCGATCCGAAGCAGGCCGCCGCGCTGCTGGCCGTCGCCGACACGGGCAGCTTCGAGCAGGCGGCCGTGCGCCTGCACGTGACCGCGTCCGCCGTCACGCAGCGGGTCCGCGCGCTGGAGGCGAGCCTCGGCACGCCGCTCGTGCTGCGCACGCGCCCGTGCCGCCCGACGGTGGCCGGACAGCGCGTGCTGCAGCACCTGCGCCGCGTCGCGCTGCTGCAGGCCGACCTGCAAAGCACGCTCGCGACCGAGCGCGAATCGCCGATCTCCGTCACGATCGCGCTGAACGCCGACAGCCTCGGCACGTGGTTCCTGCCCGCGCTGGCCTCCGTGCTCGCCGGCGAGCGCATCCTGTTCGAGCTGATCGTCGAGGACCAGGACCATACGTTCGCGCTGCTCGAAAGCGGCATGGCCGTCGGCTGTGTGACGACCGAGCCGAAGCCGATGCGCGGCTGCATCGCGACGCCGCTCGGCACGATGCGCTACCGGCTGCTCGCGGCCGCCGCGTTCGCGGTGCGCTGGTTTCCGCGCGGGCTGAACCGCACGAGCGCACGCAACGCGCCCGTCGTCGCGTATTCGCGGCGCGACACGCTGCAGTCGTCGTTCCTGAAGGAGAAGTTCGGGTTGCCCGAAGGCGCGTACCCGTGTCACTACGTGCCGGGCACCCATTCGCACTTCGCGGCGGTGCGGCACGGGCTCGGCTACGCGATGGTGCCGGAGCCGCTGATCGGCACCGCGCCGCTCGACGCGCAGGGGCTCGTCGATCTCGCGCCCGCGCATCCGACCGACGTCACGCTGTACTGGCACGCGTGGACCGTGCAGTCGCCGACGATGGCGTCGCTGTCCGCGCGGGTCGTCGAAGCGGCGCGCCGGTTGCTCGCACCGCTGCCGAAATGA
- a CDS encoding cytochrome ubiquinol oxidase subunit I, with protein sequence MDTAFSALDLARLQFAFTVSFHIVFPALSIGLASFIAVLEYRWLKTGKQYYKTLCLFWSKIFAVAFGMGVVSGVVMSYQFGTNWSGFSSFAGAVTGPLLMYEVMTAFFLEAGFLGIMLFGWNRVSPRAHFGATLMVAIGTLISTFWILASNSWMQTPQGFEIVDGRVVPTDWFAIIFNPSFPYRLFHMAIAAFIVAALVVAATGAWHLLKGRRDKGVKKMFSMALWLLLVLAPLQAVIGDQHGINTLKHQPAKIAAIEGLWETEKGGTPLNLFGIPDMKAETTRYAVKVPHLGSLILTHSWDGEIRGLKEFPPEDRPNSTVVFWSFRIMVGLGFAMIGLAALAWLLRRRGRLYESRWFQRFALVMGPTGFVSLLAGWVTTEAGRQPWVVYGVMRTAQAVSPLSVQQVSLSMMTFVIVYFLVFGTGVYYMLKLMKAGPALPDEKHDDTPDTRPDHTARRPMSAVDELIETV encoded by the coding sequence ATGGACACCGCATTTTCGGCCCTCGATCTGGCCCGCCTGCAATTCGCGTTCACCGTCTCCTTTCACATCGTCTTTCCGGCGCTGAGCATCGGCCTCGCCAGCTTCATCGCCGTGCTCGAATATCGCTGGCTCAAGACCGGCAAGCAGTACTACAAAACCCTCTGTCTGTTCTGGTCGAAGATCTTCGCGGTCGCGTTCGGGATGGGCGTCGTCTCCGGCGTCGTGATGAGCTATCAGTTCGGCACCAACTGGTCGGGCTTCTCGAGCTTCGCCGGCGCCGTCACCGGGCCGCTGCTGATGTACGAGGTGATGACCGCGTTCTTCCTCGAGGCCGGTTTCCTCGGCATCATGCTGTTCGGCTGGAACCGCGTGAGCCCGCGCGCGCACTTCGGCGCGACGCTGATGGTCGCGATCGGCACGCTGATCTCGACGTTCTGGATCCTCGCGTCGAACAGCTGGATGCAGACGCCGCAGGGCTTCGAGATCGTCGACGGCCGCGTCGTGCCGACCGACTGGTTCGCGATCATCTTCAACCCGTCGTTCCCGTACCGCCTGTTCCACATGGCGATCGCCGCGTTCATCGTCGCCGCGCTGGTCGTGGCCGCGACGGGCGCGTGGCACCTGCTGAAGGGCCGCCGCGACAAGGGCGTGAAGAAGATGTTCTCGATGGCGCTGTGGCTGCTGCTGGTGCTCGCGCCGCTGCAGGCCGTGATCGGCGACCAGCACGGCATCAACACGCTGAAGCACCAGCCCGCGAAGATCGCCGCGATCGAAGGGCTGTGGGAAACCGAAAAGGGCGGCACGCCGCTCAACCTGTTCGGCATTCCGGACATGAAGGCGGAAACGACCCGCTACGCGGTAAAGGTGCCGCACCTCGGCAGCCTGATCCTCACGCACAGCTGGGACGGCGAGATCCGCGGGCTGAAGGAATTCCCGCCCGAAGACCGCCCGAACTCGACCGTCGTGTTCTGGAGCTTCCGGATCATGGTCGGCCTCGGCTTCGCGATGATCGGCCTCGCCGCGCTTGCGTGGCTGCTGCGCCGCCGCGGCCGCCTGTATGAATCGAGGTGGTTCCAGCGCTTCGCGCTCGTGATGGGCCCGACCGGCTTCGTGTCGCTGCTCGCGGGCTGGGTGACGACCGAAGCGGGCCGCCAGCCGTGGGTCGTGTATGGCGTGATGCGCACCGCGCAGGCCGTGTCGCCGCTGTCGGTGCAGCAGGTGAGCCTGTCGATGATGACGTTCGTGATCGTGTACTTCCTCGTGTTCGGCACCGGCGTGTACTACATGCTGAAGCTGATGAAGGCCGGCCCCGCGCTGCCCGACGAGAAGCACGACGACACGCCCGACACGCGCCCCGATCACACCGCGCGCCGCCCGATGTCGGCCGTCGACGAGTTGATCGAGACCGTCTGA
- the ltaE gene encoding low-specificity L-threonine aldolase, translating into MIDLRSDTVTRPSQAMLAAMTAAEVGDDVWGDDPTVLRLQAVAAERAGKEAGLFFPSGTQSNLAALMAHCERGDEYIVGQLAHTYKYEGGGAAVLGSIQPQPIENAPDGTLPLAKIAAAIKPIDNHFARTRLLALENTIGGLVLPEGYVEEAVAFARSRGLSAHLDGARVCNAAVASGRPIAELCAPFDSVSICFSKGLGAPVGSVLVGNRALVERAQRWRKVLGGGMRQSGILAAACLYALDHNVERLADDHANAAHLAEGLARIESVKVLSHATNMVFAQFPEADCAPLEAWLKERGILTQMLYASRFVTHCDVSRADIDTFLGAVGAYFSQRRA; encoded by the coding sequence ATGATCGATTTACGCAGCGATACCGTGACACGTCCCAGCCAGGCAATGCTGGCCGCGATGACTGCCGCCGAAGTCGGCGACGACGTATGGGGCGACGACCCGACCGTGCTGCGCCTGCAGGCGGTCGCGGCCGAGCGGGCCGGCAAGGAAGCCGGCCTGTTCTTCCCGAGCGGCACGCAGAGCAACTTGGCCGCGCTGATGGCCCATTGCGAGCGCGGCGACGAGTACATCGTCGGCCAGCTCGCGCACACCTACAAGTACGAAGGCGGCGGCGCGGCCGTGCTGGGCAGCATCCAGCCGCAGCCGATCGAGAACGCGCCGGACGGCACGCTGCCGCTCGCGAAGATCGCCGCGGCGATCAAGCCGATCGACAATCACTTTGCCCGCACGCGCCTGCTCGCGCTCGAAAACACGATCGGCGGTCTGGTCTTGCCGGAAGGCTATGTCGAGGAAGCCGTCGCGTTCGCGCGCAGCCGCGGGCTGTCCGCGCACCTCGACGGCGCGCGGGTGTGCAACGCGGCCGTCGCGTCGGGCCGTCCGATCGCCGAGCTGTGCGCGCCGTTCGACAGCGTGTCGATCTGCTTCTCGAAAGGGCTCGGTGCACCGGTCGGCTCGGTGCTGGTCGGCAACCGTGCGCTGGTCGAGCGCGCGCAGCGCTGGCGCAAGGTGCTCGGCGGCGGGATGCGGCAGTCGGGCATTCTCGCGGCGGCCTGCCTGTATGCGCTCGACCACAACGTCGAGCGGCTCGCCGACGATCACGCGAATGCCGCGCATCTCGCGGAAGGCCTCGCGCGCATCGAATCCGTGAAGGTGCTGTCGCATGCGACGAACATGGTGTTCGCGCAATTCCCCGAAGCCGATTGCGCGCCGCTCGAGGCGTGGCTCAAGGAGCGCGGGATCCTCACGCAGATGCTGTACGCGTCGCGTTTCGTCACGCATTGCGACGTGTCGCGCGCGGACATCGACACGTTCCTCGGCGCGGTCGGCGCGTATTTCTCGCAGCGGCGCGCTTGA
- the cydB gene encoding cytochrome d ubiquinol oxidase subunit II, whose translation MDVTVIWAAIIALGLFMYVVLDGFDLGIGIVFPFFPDEKERDLMMNTVAPVWDGNETWLVLGGAGLFAVFPIVYSTVLSALYLPLIFMLVCLIFRGVSFEIRAKARRTKQLWDLAFIGGSAGATFFQGIALGAFLQGINVKDGVFAGDAFDWLTPFSLLTGLGLLVTYALLGCCWLVAKTEGDLQRRLHRVVWPLTVVLLGFIAVVSLWTPLQDPAIAQRWFDSGLFWRLLPVPFLVAGCAVWMRRAVRDRHDMTPFVLALALVLLGYVGLLVTLFPYAIPQTMTIWEAAAPRSSQTFTLVGAAVILPIIIAYTTMGYWVFRGKVRHEDQHYYHH comes from the coding sequence ATGGACGTCACCGTAATCTGGGCCGCGATCATCGCATTGGGGCTCTTCATGTACGTCGTGCTCGACGGCTTCGACCTCGGCATCGGCATCGTCTTCCCGTTCTTCCCGGACGAGAAGGAACGCGACCTGATGATGAACACGGTCGCGCCCGTGTGGGACGGCAACGAGACGTGGCTCGTGCTCGGCGGCGCCGGCCTGTTCGCGGTGTTCCCGATCGTCTATTCGACCGTGCTGTCGGCGCTGTACCTGCCGCTGATCTTCATGCTGGTCTGCCTGATCTTCCGCGGCGTGTCGTTCGAGATCCGCGCGAAGGCGCGGCGCACCAAGCAGCTGTGGGATCTCGCGTTCATCGGCGGCTCGGCCGGCGCGACGTTCTTCCAGGGGATCGCGCTCGGCGCGTTCCTGCAGGGCATCAACGTGAAGGACGGCGTGTTCGCGGGCGACGCGTTCGACTGGCTCACGCCGTTCAGCCTGCTGACGGGCCTCGGCCTGCTCGTGACCTACGCGCTGCTCGGCTGCTGCTGGCTCGTCGCGAAGACCGAAGGCGACCTGCAGCGCCGGCTGCATCGCGTCGTGTGGCCGCTGACGGTCGTGCTGCTCGGCTTCATCGCGGTCGTCAGCCTGTGGACGCCGCTGCAGGATCCGGCCATCGCGCAGCGCTGGTTCGATTCGGGGCTGTTCTGGCGCCTGCTGCCGGTGCCGTTCCTGGTCGCCGGGTGCGCGGTGTGGATGCGCCGCGCGGTGCGCGACCGGCACGACATGACGCCGTTCGTGCTTGCGCTGGCGCTCGTGCTGCTCGGCTACGTCGGCCTGCTCGTCACGCTGTTCCCGTATGCGATTCCTCAGACGATGACGATCTGGGAAGCGGCGGCGCCGCGTTCCAGCCAGACCTTCACGCTGGTCGGCGCAGCGGTTATCCTCCCGATCATCATCGCCTACACGACGATGGGTTACTGGGTATTCCGAGGCAAGGTGCGCCATGAAGACCAGCATTACTACCACCACTGA
- a CDS encoding rhodanese-like domain-containing protein, whose protein sequence is MIFRQLFDPQSSTYTYLLADRASREALLIDPVFEQVRRDAALLDELGLRLVATVDTHVHADHVTGAWLLKQRTGSTIAISAASGAQGADRYLNDGDRCAFGARYLTVRATPGHTSGCISLVRDDESMAFTGDCLLIRGTGRTDFQQGDPRALYRAVHGRLFTLPAACLLYPAHDYRGLTVTSVGEERRFNPRLGGDLSEDDFAGYMRNLGLAHPRQIDVAVPANLQCGVAANAPDAHAAADWAPLVYTFAGFWEIDPQWLEDHLPAVQVVDVREPDEFTGPLGHLPGATPIPLGELAARAGEIARDRPVVTVCRAGGRSAQATVILLKAGFDAVANLGGGMLRWRAEGRVVMDGRS, encoded by the coding sequence ATGATCTTCCGGCAACTTTTCGACCCGCAATCGTCGACTTACACGTATCTGCTCGCCGACCGTGCGTCGCGCGAAGCGCTGCTGATCGATCCCGTGTTCGAACAGGTGCGCCGCGACGCGGCGCTGCTCGACGAACTCGGGCTGCGGCTCGTCGCGACCGTCGACACGCACGTGCATGCCGATCACGTGACGGGCGCGTGGCTGCTGAAGCAGCGCACGGGCAGCACGATCGCGATCTCGGCCGCGAGCGGCGCGCAGGGCGCCGACCGCTACCTGAACGACGGCGACCGCTGCGCGTTCGGCGCGCGCTACCTGACCGTGCGCGCGACGCCCGGCCACACGAGCGGCTGCATCAGCCTCGTGCGCGACGACGAATCGATGGCGTTTACCGGCGATTGCCTGCTGATCCGCGGCACGGGCCGCACCGACTTCCAGCAGGGCGACCCGCGCGCGCTGTATCGCGCGGTGCACGGCCGGCTCTTCACGCTGCCGGCCGCGTGCCTGCTGTATCCGGCGCACGACTATCGCGGGCTCACCGTGACGAGCGTCGGCGAGGAGCGGCGCTTCAATCCGCGCCTCGGCGGCGATCTCAGCGAAGACGATTTCGCGGGCTACATGCGCAACCTCGGCCTCGCGCACCCGCGCCAGATCGACGTCGCGGTGCCGGCGAACCTGCAGTGCGGCGTCGCGGCGAACGCGCCCGATGCGCACGCGGCGGCCGACTGGGCGCCGCTCGTCTATACGTTTGCCGGGTTCTGGGAAATCGATCCGCAATGGCTCGAGGATCATCTGCCGGCAGTGCAGGTCGTCGATGTGCGCGAGCCGGACGAATTCACGGGCCCGCTCGGCCACCTGCCCGGCGCGACGCCGATCCCGCTCGGCGAACTGGCCGCGCGCGCCGGCGAGATCGCGCGCGACCGGCCGGTCGTGACCGTGTGCCGGGCCGGCGGGCGATCCGCGCAGGCGACCGTCATCCTGCTGAAGGCCGGCTTCGACGCGGTCGCGAATCTCGGCGGCGGGATGCTGCGCTGGCGCGCCGAAGGGCGCGTCGTGATGGACGGCCGGTCGTAG